The following coding sequences lie in one Ostrea edulis chromosome 8, xbOstEdul1.1, whole genome shotgun sequence genomic window:
- the LOC130046563 gene encoding uncharacterized protein LOC130046563 encodes MIFFILSVMFYIVGPLLKVSALPNTDLERKVDNLESKLEAMSTVVLRLMKENEKLETMADNVPRLIKENEQLKIRVNLLEQMVQGPSDEGPDATEGMVQKNKDRKEESWVMRITDKSGEQDNEDSKGSYHRDQQNRKRIVPATSSPTGPVAFHAYLSIDSTGPLPAHHILKFDSVSLNKGHGYNAYDGIFVAPTSGTYVFTWSIMAGTHGNVFSQLMKNSDIVGSRVADSTTSGEWDFSTGIVVVDVNQGDHVYVQLGMASKGKVLSVVYSRTTFSGWALN; translated from the exons atgattttctttatattgaGCGTTATGTTTTATATCGTGGGTCCATTACTCAAAGTGTCTGCACTCCCCAATACTGATTTAGAACGGAAGGTTGATAATTTGGAGTCGAAACTTGAGGCCATGTCTACCGTTGTACTCCGACTGATGAAGGAAAACGAGAAACTAGAAACCATGGCTGACAATGTACCGAGACTGATTAAGGAAAACGAGCAGCTGAAGATTAGAGTGAACCTGCTAGAGCAAATGGTACAAGGGCCAAGTGACGAAGGGCCGGATGCAACAGAAGGGATGGTTCAGAAGAACAAAGATAGGAAGGAGGAGAGCTGGGTTATGAGAATCACAGACAAGTCTGGAGAGCAGGATAATGAGGATTCAAAAGGATCGTATCACAGAGACCAGCAAAACAGAAAGAGAATAG TACCAGCAACGTCTTCTCCGACTGGTCCAGTCGCTTTCCATGCCTATCTATCAATTGACAGCACAGGTCCTCTTCCAGCTCACCACATTCTGAAGTTTGACAGCGTTTCCTTAAACAAAGGACACGGATATAACGCTTACGACGGGATATTCGTTGCTCCTACTTCCGGAACTTATGTCTTCACCTGGTCTATAATGGCCGGTACACATGGCAACGTGTTCAGTCAATTGATGAAAAATTCTGACATTGTTGGTAGTAGAGTTGCCGACTCTACAACCTCCGGCGAATGGGATTTCTCAACAGGAATTGTCGTCGTGGACGTTAATCAGGGTGACCATGTATACGTGCAGTTAGGAATGGCCTCGAAGGGGAAAGTATTAAGTGTCGTTTACAGCAGAACGACATTTTCCGGGTGGGCCTTAAACTAA